The following proteins come from a genomic window of Lolium rigidum isolate FL_2022 chromosome 5, APGP_CSIRO_Lrig_0.1, whole genome shotgun sequence:
- the LOC124656445 gene encoding uncharacterized protein LOC124656445: MAPHGGRKKGKGKGPDRPGKPELRANRKAFKRHHKKVEKGDGIEEQEQQPAPHSAVFNAADDGDFPGGGRSLLSRDEMADARTEAESESDKEERMGKKKRNANVSLGMDGDGDGDDDLGTLHGGATPGKLPRFENHVTHKNISPNMKLWGVVTEVNQKDIIVSLSGGMRGFVCTEEVSDIAVHGNSKDNEDSLCAEVVHVGQHVPCVVLRVDDDKKEEKVNKRVWLSLRLSRIYKGLSLDAIQEGMVLTAQVKSVEDHGYILYFGVSTFSGFMPKADKETVKTESGQLIQCVVKAIDKSHSVIHLRTDEDLISKSIIKDLKGLSIDHLIPGTTMSARVHSVLENGPEGRNRLSNCGQGNPDKANVDIDSSLWLSTRLPWKCSLCDITASSQQNLVLHVQGKKHKATAKAYYASQPDCLKDEETEKELNRDVVKRKRADSIALEGLHNDVRFQVMQHVVRVWSFETHMCEHHYKSCHGIIVDAHPNKIMIAVHASSIDPDDYDTIRVCFHDSEVRTAKFLINKTNMFRILEVEESEHNYHAVSLSNHKLGREDVSVFWNFGKPDLVARSCSIINPNTAAIMSSTDTKSTVRSNYFFTFGCRDQIQWLLGAPVFNDNGVFVGAVHGNHRSIQFDDDGSGSDLIYACHAISFIPKLLKKIKDKLEEAEEKKNELKVRSQKRGHGQQESGEPCEELQRSRDVHGGKRSLVQRLR; encoded by the exons ATGGCGCCGCACGGAGGcaggaagaaggggaaggggaaggggccgGACCGCCCGGGCAAGCCGGAGCTGCGTGCTAATCGCAAGGCATTCAAAAGGCACCATAAGAAGGTGGAGAAGGGGGATGGCatagaggagcaggagcagcagccggcGCCTCACTCCGCAGTCTTCAACGCTGCTGACGACGGAGATTTCCCGGGAG GAGGACGCAGCCTCCTCAGCAGGGATGAGATGGCCGATGCGCGTACAGAGGCTGAGTCAgagtccgacaaggaggagaggatgggaaagaagaagaggaacgccAACGTCTCACTTGGAATGGACGGTGACGGTGATGGTGACGACGACTTGGGGACCCTTCACGGTGGTGCTACCCCTGGGAAGCTCCCACGCTTTGAGAATCACGTAACCCATAAG AATATCTCACCAAATATGAAGCTTTGGGGTGTCGTAACCGAAGTCAACCAAAAGGACATTATAGTAAGTCTATCCGGTGGAATGAGAGGGTTTGTTTGCACAGAGGAAGTTTCGGATATCGCTGTGCACGGAAATAGCAAG GATAATGAGGACAGTTTATGTGCTGAAGTTGTCCATGTTGGTCAACATGTTCCTTGCGTGGTTCTGCGAGTGGATGATgacaagaaagaagaaaaagtaAACAAACGGGTTTGGTTATCATTACGGTTGAGCCGAATATACAAAGGTCTTTCTCTGGATGCTATCCAGGAAGGAATG GTACTCACTGCCCAAGTGAAAAGTGTTGAGGACCATGGTTACATTCTTTATTTCGGAGTATCCACCTTCAGCGGATTTATGCCAAAAGCTGACAAAG AAACTGTGAAGACTGAATCCGGACAACTCATACAATGTGTCGTGAAGGCGATTGATAAATCTCATTCTGTTATTCACTTGAGGACCGATGAAGACTTGATCTCTAAATCTATT ATTAAAGATCTGAAAGGCCTTTCTATTGATCATTTAATTCCTGGAACTACGATGAGTGCACGTGTTCATTCAGTCCTTGAGAATGGCCCAGAGGGACGAAATAGGCTATCCAACTGTGGACAGGGAAATCCGGACAAGGCAAATGTTGATATTGATTCTAGCCTATGGCTGTCAACACGCTTGCCTTGGAAATGCAG CCTCTGTGATATTACTGCGAGTAGCCAGCAAAATCTTGTGTTACATGTTCAAGGCAAGAAACATAAAGCAACAGCAAAAGCCTACTATGCTTCTCAACCAGATTGTTTGAAGGATGAAGAAACTGAAAAAGAGTTGAACAGAGATGTCGTCAAAAGAAAGAGAGCAGATAGTATAGCCTTGGAGGGGCTACATAATGATGTGAGGTTCCAAGTAATGCAACACGTTGTACGTGTGTGGTCATTCGAAACCCACATGTGTGAACATCATTATAAATCTTGTCACGGAATAATAGTTGATGCTCATCCAAACAAGATTATGATTGCTGTTCATGCTTCTAGTATTGACCCAGATGACTATGACACTATCCGTGTATGTTTCCACGATAGTGAGGTCAGGACTGCAAAGTTTCTTATCAATAAAACAAACATGTTTCGGATATTGGAGGTAGAAGAGTCTGAGCACAATTATCATGCTGTCAGCTTGAGTAACCATAAGCTTGGAAGGGAAGATGTTTCCGTATTCTGGAACTTTGGCAAACCCGACTTGGTTGCCCGCAGCTGCTCCATCAT TAACCCAAACACTGCAGCCATCATGAGCTCAACTGATACTAAAAGCACAGTGAGGAGCAACTATTTCTTTACATTTGGCTGTAGAGACCAAATCCAATGGCTATTAGGAGCTCCTGTTTTTAATGACAATGGTGTGTTTGTTGGCGCCGTGCATGGTAACCATCGCAGCATTCAGTTTGATGATGATGGCTCTGGATCAGATCTTATTTATGCGTGTCATGCCATAAGTTTTATCCCAAAATTGTTGAAGAAGATAAAG GATAAATTGGAGGAGGcggaagaaaagaaaaacgaGTTGAAAGTTAGGAGCCAAAAGAGAGGTCATGGGCAGCAG